Proteins from one Chloroflexota bacterium genomic window:
- a CDS encoding zinc ribbon domain-containing protein, whose protein sequence is MPVYEFRCRSCQKKSSFFVRSVSESPSPACPICGSRELSRLISSFAYHKSLATIHEESGEPDSPGADYYKDPRNIGRWTEKKFGEMGMEMPSQVQDMIQAAREGDMPESVKDLQPGLTEV, encoded by the coding sequence ATGCCGGTTTACGAGTTTCGTTGCCGTTCGTGTCAGAAGAAATCGAGTTTCTTTGTCAGGAGCGTTAGTGAGTCTCCGTCTCCGGCCTGCCCCATTTGCGGCAGCCGGGAGTTGAGCCGGCTTATCTCCAGCTTTGCTTACCATAAGTCGCTGGCCACCATTCATGAGGAGTCTGGCGAGCCAGACAGTCCCGGAGCGGATTATTATAAAGACCCCCGCAATATTGGCCGGTGGACAGAGAAGAAGTTTGGGGAAATGGGAATGGAGATGCCTTCGCAGGTTCAGGATATGATCCAGGCTGCCCGTGAAGGAGACATGCCTGAGTCGGTGAAGGATCTTCAGCCCGGTCTGACTGAGGTTTAG
- a CDS encoding thiamine phosphate synthase, which yields MLRLIDANIDRLGEGLRVLEDVARFLLNDAALCRRLKTLRHKLVRDVQPLEQELLSARRVAEDVGAPAKLPAGTEHQDLVALVTANSRRVQESIRVLEEFARLSSAPIGAKPAKLQRFRFEAYELEQELVSKLLRHDKLSRLSGLYLVLDTQALKGRDAVEVAARAIRGGAKVIQLRDKHLMRGEVLEIARRLKEICAEKGVLFIVNDYLDIALAAGADGLHLGQEDLPLAEARRLLPIDSLIGCSATSLSQAVRAQAGGADYVAVGSIYPTLSKEKFKLVGLETLRRVRSRVSLPLIAIGGIDHTNVKEVMKAGATGVAVISAVLGEDDVEEATRRLAARLK from the coding sequence GTGCTGCGTCTTATCGATGCTAATATCGACCGTCTCGGAGAAGGACTCAGGGTACTTGAAGATGTAGCCCGCTTCCTTCTTAATGACGCTGCGCTCTGTCGGCGGCTGAAAACCCTGCGCCATAAGCTGGTTAGAGACGTTCAGCCCTTGGAGCAGGAGCTTCTGTCGGCCCGAAGGGTGGCGGAGGATGTCGGTGCCCCCGCAAAATTGCCCGCAGGAACCGAACACCAGGACCTCGTTGCTCTGGTGACGGCCAATTCCAGAAGGGTCCAGGAGTCGATAAGGGTTCTGGAGGAGTTCGCCCGCCTTTCAAGCGCCCCTATTGGGGCGAAGCCAGCGAAGCTGCAGCGGTTCCGTTTTGAAGCCTATGAGCTGGAGCAGGAGCTCGTTTCAAAATTGCTCCGGCACGATAAGCTGAGCCGGCTGAGCGGGCTTTATCTTGTTCTCGATACTCAGGCGCTGAAGGGGCGTGATGCAGTAGAGGTGGCTGCCCGGGCGATTCGCGGCGGGGCGAAGGTAATCCAACTGCGCGATAAGCATCTTATGAGAGGCGAGGTGCTGGAGATTGCCCGGAGGCTCAAGGAGATTTGTGCTGAGAAGGGCGTACTGTTTATTGTTAATGACTATCTGGATATAGCTCTGGCTGCAGGGGCTGACGGACTTCATTTGGGGCAGGAGGATTTGCCGCTGGCCGAGGCGCGCCGGCTTCTGCCCATAGACAGTCTTATCGGCTGTTCTGCCACCAGTTTATCCCAGGCGGTTAGGGCCCAGGCCGGTGGTGCTGACTATGTTGCCGTGGGGTCGATATACCCCACACTGTCAAAGGAGAAATTCAAGCTGGTGGGACTGGAGACATTAAGGCGGGTTAGATCAAGGGTATCGTTGCCTCTGATAGCCATCGGGGGCATAGATCATACCAATGTAAAAGAGGTCATGAAAGCA